A stretch of Stenotrophomonas indicatrix DNA encodes these proteins:
- the secF gene encoding protein translocase subunit SecF — MKLFPLHILPNDTKIDFMRWRHVAMVVTIIVFLASIGIIGFKGFNYALDFTGGTLIEARFEHAVDVEDVRSKLEQNGFDGAQVQSVGGNTDLLIRLAPHGEHAPGTGGASAEDKATAAAVVKAVSSADNQATVLRNEFVGPQIGKDLAMNGLYATIFMLAGFLIYIAVRFEWKFAVTASIVAMFDLIVTVAYVSLLGREFDLTVLAGLLSVMGFAINDIIVVFDRVRENFRSLRVEPMEVLNRSINQTLSRTVITAVMFFLSALALYLYGGSSMEGLAETHMIGAVIVVLSSILVAVPMLTVGALRVTKQDLLPKAKDVEALARRP, encoded by the coding sequence ATGAAACTGTTTCCGCTGCACATCCTCCCGAACGATACCAAGATCGACTTCATGCGCTGGCGCCATGTCGCGATGGTCGTCACGATCATCGTGTTCCTGGCCTCGATCGGCATCATCGGCTTCAAGGGCTTCAACTACGCTCTGGACTTCACCGGCGGCACCCTGATCGAAGCCCGCTTCGAACACGCGGTGGATGTCGAGGACGTCCGCAGCAAACTTGAGCAGAACGGCTTCGATGGCGCCCAGGTACAGAGCGTCGGTGGCAACACCGACCTGCTGATCCGCCTGGCCCCGCACGGTGAGCACGCTCCGGGTACCGGCGGCGCTTCGGCCGAGGACAAGGCGACTGCCGCGGCCGTGGTCAAGGCGGTCTCTTCGGCTGACAACCAGGCCACCGTGCTGCGCAACGAGTTCGTTGGCCCGCAGATCGGCAAGGACCTGGCGATGAATGGCCTGTATGCCACCATCTTCATGCTGGCCGGCTTCCTGATCTACATCGCGGTGCGTTTCGAATGGAAGTTCGCGGTCACCGCGAGCATCGTGGCGATGTTCGACCTGATCGTGACGGTGGCCTACGTGTCGCTGCTGGGCCGTGAGTTCGACCTGACCGTGCTGGCCGGCCTGCTGTCGGTGATGGGCTTTGCGATCAACGACATCATCGTGGTGTTCGACCGCGTCCGCGAGAACTTCCGCAGCCTGCGCGTGGAGCCGATGGAAGTGCTGAACCGTTCGATCAACCAGACGCTGTCGCGTACGGTGATCACCGCGGTGATGTTCTTCCTGTCCGCACTGGCCCTGTACCTGTACGGTGGCAGCTCGATGGAAGGCCTGGCCGAGACGCACATGATCGGTGCGGTGATCGTGGTGCTGTCCTCGATCCTGGTGGCGGTGCCGATGCTGACGGTCGGCGCGCTGCGCGTGACCAAGCAGGACCTGCTGCCCAAGGCCAAGGACGTCGAGGCCCTCGCGCGCCGTCCGTAA